The following are from one region of the Salvia hispanica cultivar TCC Black 2014 chromosome 1, UniMelb_Shisp_WGS_1.0, whole genome shotgun sequence genome:
- the LOC125202122 gene encoding uncharacterized protein LOC125202122 isoform X2 has product MQTVTTVVNCSSFSPNLCLKIKNFKPQSFSTSSKILNCEIPHSPSPPHLLGLCRASQVAELFPTMSPEIVVREARIEDCWEVAETHCSCFFPEYSFPLDFVLRFDRLVGMLFGFSVPKGCERTCLVAVIGSGEDEFYIGSDDFKIGGLEGKISLNKGRGVAYISNVAVREKFRRKGIAKRLIAKAEAKAKTWGCRAIALHCDLSNPEATRLYTSQGFKIIKIPDGANWPHPRLSGDVKFNFMMKLL; this is encoded by the exons ATGCAGACAGTAACAACAGTGGTGAATTGCAGCAGCTTCAGTCCCAATCTCTGTctcaaaatcaagaatttcAAGCCTCAGTCTTTTTCCACTTCTTCCAAGATTTTGAATTGTGAAATTCCCCACTCTCCTTCACCTCCACACTTGTTGG GGCTTTGCAGGGCAAGTCAAGTGGCTGAGTTGTTCCCGACAATGTCTCCTGAGATTGTTGTCCGGGAGGCCAGGATAGAGGACTGTTGGGAAGTGGCGGAGACGCACTGCAGTTGCTTCTTTCCCGAGTACTCGTTCCCTCTGGACTTTGTGCTGCGATTCGACAGGCTCGTTGGCATGCTGTTTGGGTTCTCGGTGCCTAAGGGCTGCGAGAGAACCTGCCTGGTGGCCGTGATTGGTTCTGGTGAGGACGAGTTCTATATAGGGAGCGATGATTTCAAAATCGGAGGTCTTGAGGGGAAGATTAGTCTGAACAAAGG GAGAGGAGTTGCATACATATCGAACGTTGCTGTGAGGGAGAAGTTTCGCAGAAAGGGGATTGCAAAGCGGCTAATAGCCAAAGCTGAGGCAAAGGCCAAGACGTGGGGATGTCGTGCCATTGCTTTGCATTGTGATCTCAGCAACCCGGAGGCCACGAGGCTCTACACTAGCCAGGGCTTCAAGATCATAAAGATCCCGGACGGGGCCAACTGGCCCCACCCGAGGCTTTCGGGCGACGTGAAGTTCAACTTCATGATGAAGCTCCTCTAA
- the LOC125202446 gene encoding GATA transcription factor 8-like, producing the protein MGPNLGDDIDCANFFDQIDDLIEFPPENECVGGAGAGVGAGDLVGSGDKKDVPSMWSDALPDTDLYFANKGAASDLSAELSVPYEDILQLEWLSNFVEDSFSGGGMTIPKENPSPAIPKEASHHQFDSLSPVSVLESSSSSNSNSSSNSFSGGMAMPFRPTPAQRGAQRARSKRPRPATFNPRAAIQLLSPPLVPVEAPPKFFPAESESFAESPPKPALAEQKKKKKIKITPPASLADNPAPVRKCMHCEITKTPQWRAGPMGPKSLCNACGVRYKSGRLFPEYRPAASPTFVPSLHSNSHKKVVEMRTKLPMTSEAEVELSPRPSTA; encoded by the exons ATGGGACCAAATTTGGGGGATGATATTGATTGTGCAAACTTCTTTGATCAAATTGATGACTTGATTGAATTCCCCCCTGAAAATGAATGTGTTGGAGGTGCCGGTGCGGGCGTTGGCGCGGGAGATTTGGTTGGCTCCGGTGATAAGAAGGATGTTCCGAGCATGTGGAGCGATGCATTGCCGGATACGGACCTTTATTTTGCAAACAAAGGCGCTGCTTCCGACCTCTCTGCTGAGCTCTCTGTTCCG TATGAGGATATCCTGCAGCTGGAATGGCTCTCGAATTTCGTGGAGGATTCGTTCTCGGGCGGAGGGATGACCATCCCGAAGGAGAACCCGAGCCCGGCCATCCCGAAGGAGGCGTCGCATCACCAATTCGACTCCTTGAGCCCAGTTTCGGTTTTGGAGAGTAGCAGCAGTAGCAACAGCAACAGCAGTAGCAATTCGTTCTCGGGCGGGATGGCTATGCCGTTCCGCCCTACCCCTGCCCAGCGCGGGGCCCAACGCGCTCGGAGCAAGCGCCCTCGTCCGGCGACGTTCAACCCTCGGGCCGCCATCCAGCTCCTCTCCCCGCCCCTGGTCCCCGTCGAGGCGCCCCCGAAGTTCTTCCCGGCCGAGTCCGAGAGCTTCGCCGAGTCGCCCCCAAAACCGGCCTTAGCCgagcagaagaagaaaaagaagatcaAGATAACCCCGCCCGCGAGCCTCGCCGATAACCCGGCGCCCGTCCGGAAATGCATGCACTGCGAGATCACGAAGACCCCTCAGTGGAGGGCCGGCCCCATGGGGCCGAAATCACTATGCAACGCGTGTGGGGTCCGCTACAAGTCCGGCCGCCTGTTCCCCGAGTACCGCCCGGCAGCTAGCCCTACCTTTGTTCCGTCCCTGCACTCGAACTCGCACAAGAAGGTCGTTGAGATGAGGACCAAGCTACCAATGACTTCCGAGGCCGAGGTGGAGCTGAGCCCGAGGCCGAGCACGGCCTAA
- the LOC125202680 gene encoding auxin response factor 18-like, whose protein sequence is MIDIMHSLEKPMNQLENNLDPQLWHACAGGMAQIPPLNSNVYYFPQGHVEHAAKNVDFRSFPRISSLVPCRVASIRYLADAGTDEVYAKMGLVPLRGGECEVDDGVGLLGFDRNGEDKEKPNSFAKTLTQSDANNGGGFSVPRYCAETIFPRLDYTAEPPVQTILAKDVHGAVWKFRHIYRGTPRRHLLTTGWSNFVNQKKLLAGDSIVFLRSENGELCVGIRRAKVGIGGGPEVSSGWNVGAASGGRSGLYGFSSEAKEKCNVKAESVIEAVSLAASARPFEVAYYPRASTPEFVVKASAVRAAMRVQWCPGIRFKMAFETEDSSRISWFMGTISSVQLDDPIHWPNSPWRILQVAWDEPDLLQNVKRVNPWLVELVSSIPSIHLSPFSFSPTNKRPRQHSEYLSMLLNNPLSPSSPLCCLPDNISTGIQGARHAQFVLSSSDLHLNKLQLGLRPFDFKPLDYGSELPKFVPSNASPHHPETESSVQHLKKPNEGKNVANTPTFVLFGQPILTEQQISQSCSVNAMPEGTASPVESDCATKARRLTILTDASNDNDGNE, encoded by the exons ATGATTGATATTATGCATTCATTGGAGAAGCCCATGAATCAGTTGGAAAACAATTTGGATCCTCAATTATGGCATGCTTGTGCTGGTGGAATGGCTCAAATTCCACCATTGAATTCCAATGTGTATTACTTCCCTCAGGGCCATGTTGAGCATGCTGCTAAGAATGTCGATTTTCGTAGTTTTCCCCGGATTTCGTCCCTTGTGCCGTGTAGGGTAGCGTCGATTAGGTATCTGGCCGATGCGGGGACGGATGAGGTTTATGCGAAAATGGGGCTGGTCCCTTTGAGAGGAGGGGAATGTGAGGTTGATGACGGGGTCGGATTGCTGGGGTTTGATAGGAACGGGGAGGATAAGGAGAAGCCAAATTCGTTTGCTAAGACGTTGACGCAGTCAGATGCGAACAACGGTGGGGGGTTCTCTGTTCCGAGGTACTGCGCGGAGACTATATTTCCGAGGCTGGACTACACGGCTGAGCCGCCGGTGCAGACGATCTTGGCGAAGGATGTGCACGGTGCGGTGTGGAAGTTTAGGCATATCTATCGGGGGACGCCTAGGAGGCATTTGTTGACCACTGGTTGGAGTAATTTCGTGAACCAGAAGAAGCTTTTGGCGGGGGATTCGATTGTGTTTTTGAGGTCGGAGAATGGGGAGCTTTGTGTGGGTATACGTAGGGCCAAGGTGGGGATCGGGGGCGGGCCCGAGGTCTCATCTGGGTGGAACGTGGGGGCTGCCAGCGGCGGCAGGTCGGGTTTGTATGGTTTTTCGAGTGAGGCGAAGGAGAAATGTAACGTAAAGGCCGAATCTGTGATTGAAGCTGTGAGTCTCGCTGCCAGTGCCCGGCCATTCGAGGTCGCCTACTATCCGCGTGCAAGCACGCCGGAGTTTGTGGTCAAGGCGTCGGCAGTGAGGGCTGCGATGAGGGTGCAGTGGTGTCCCGGTATCAGATTCAAGATGGCGTTCGAAACGGAAGATTCATCTCGGATAAGCTGGTTCATGGGAACTATTTCGTCTGTGCAACTCGATGATCCGATCCACTGGCCTAATTCTCCTTGGCGAATCCTTCAG GTGGCATGGGACGAGCCCGACTTGCTACAGAATGTTAAGCGCGTTAACCCTTGGTTGGTTGAGTTGGTATCGAGTATTCCGTCAATCCATCTCTCCCCGTTCTCGTTCTCGCCAACGAACAAGAGGCCTCGACAACATTCGGAATATCTATCGATGCTGCTCAACAATCCACTCAGTCCAAGCAGTCCCTTGTGTTGTTTACCCGACAACATCTCTACCGGCATACAGGGAGCCAGGCATGCTCAATTCGTGTTATCTTCGTCGGATCTCCACCTCAATAAGCTGCAATTGGGACTTCGTCCGTTCGACTTCAAGCCGCTCGATTATGGCAGCGAGCTTCCTAAGTTTGTCCCCTCCAACGCCTCGCCTCATCATCCAGAAACAGAGAGCTCTGTCCAACATCTAAAGAAACCTAACGAAGGAAAAAACGTGGCTAATACACCTACTTTCGTTCTATTCGGTCAGCCAATTTTGACGGAGCAACAAATCTCTCAGAGTTGCTCCGTGAATGCGATGCCTGAGGGAACCGCTTCTCCGGTGGAAAG CGATTGCGCGACGAAAGCAAGGAGGCTTACGATTCTAACGGATGCGAGCAACGACAATGACGGTAACGAGTGA
- the LOC125201657 gene encoding endoplasmic reticulum metallopeptidase 1, whose protein sequence is MRQRGKGASLKPNSISSAANQDNSGGEGESSSRDKNVALIAKRSSYVVFTLFVLVMYGSWGVYHYQFESLPAPLALEHVGKRGFSEHEAMKHVEALAQLGPHPVGSDALESAVKYVTEAAEIIKKTAHWEVNVEVDRFHVKSGANIMVGGLFKGKSLVYSDLDHVVLRITPKYVSEAEERAILVSSHIDTVFAGEGAGDCSSCVAVMLELARGVSQWAHGFKNSVIFLFNTGEEEGLNGAHSFVTQHPWSDTIRVAIDLEAMGIGGKSSIFQAGPNPWAIENFAAVAKYPSAQIVAQDIFSSGAIKSATDFQVYKEVAGLSGLDFAYVDYTAVYHTKNDKLELLQPGSLQHLGENMLAFLLRAAASPSLPENKAMESNEEKAIYFDILGTYMVTFRQRFASMLYNSIIMQSLLLWTTSLLMGGSSAIISLALGCLSLVLMWIFSISFSVAVAFVLTIISSSPVPYVSYPWLALCLFGAPALLGAFTGQHAGYIILESYLARTFSERRRNLPANLRTTLAKLDAERWIYKSGLVQWFVLLMLGNYYKIGSSYLALAWLASPAFAYGFLEATLSPTRLPKPLKTATILIGLSVPLLLSSGMVIRLSATIMGTSIRFVRNPGASPDWLGNVILAVFISAVVCLALVYLLSYIHISGAKVPLVVATSSLLVLSLVAVWGGVVPPFTDNIARGVNVVHVVDATRVKGGDLEPVSYISMFSTTPGNLIKEADHIGEGFACGRDRYSDFVTFSVNYSCWMDKGARTGWLKSDIPSIHVAKDTRGENRETQVVIDTTISTRWSLAINTGEIEDFQLKDADSDELIPLGEKSSVDGWHTIQFSGGRKAPTKFHLLLFWSGNSTWTTSAGDEQLLRLRTDVDRLTPPMETILRKLPRWCSLFGKSTSPHTLAFLSSLPVSF, encoded by the exons ATGAGACAGAGGGGTAAAGGTGCTTCTTTGAAGCCTAATTCAATTAGTTCTGCCGCAAATCAAGACAATAGTGGCGGAGAAGGGGAAAGTTCGTCAAGGGATAAGAATGTGGCTCTGATTGCTAAGAGGTCAAGTTATGTAGTGTTTACATTGTTTGTGTTGGTTATGTATGGGTCTTGGGGTGTGTATCACTACCAGTTTGAGAGCCTTCCTGCGCCCCTGGCGCTCGAGCATGTCGGGAAGAGGGGGTTCTCGGAGCATGAAGCCATGAAACATGTCGAAGCTCTGGCTCAGTTGGGCCCGCACCCCGTTGGTTCTGATGCTCTTGAGAGTGCTGTGAAG TATGTGACAGAAGCAGCagaaattataaagaaaacgGCTCATTGGGAGGTTAATGTGGAGGTTGATCGATTCCATGTAAAATCTGGTGCTAACATTATGGTTGGTGGACTTTTTAAAGGGAAAAGCCTTGTTTATTCAGATTTGGATCACGTTGTATTGAGAATCACACCAAAATATGTATCTGAAGCAGAAGAAAGAGCAATTCTGGTGTCCTCCCACATCGACACTGTTTTTGCAGG GGAAGGGGCTGGCGATTGCAGTTCATGCGTGGCTGTTATGCTCGAGCTTGCTCGAGGAGTTTCTCAGTGGGCTCATGGATTCAAGAATtctgttatatttttatttaataccgGAGAAGAGGAAGGTTTGAATGGCGCTCACAGCTTTGTCACTCAG CATCCTTGGAGTGATACAATAAGAGTAGCTATCGATTTGGAAGCAATGGGCATAGGCGGCAAATCTAGTATTTTCCAG GCTGGTCCTAATCCTTGGGCAATCGAAAACTTCGCTGCCGTAGCAAAGTACCCGTCAGCTCAAATCGTTGCTCAG GATATTTTTTCTTCGGGGGCTATTAAATCAGCGACTGATTTTCAAGTCTACAAAGAGGTCGCGGGGCTTTCAGGTCTTGACTTTGCATACGTAGATTATACCGCTGTATACCATACCAAG AACGACAAGTTAGAACTATTGCAACCTGGTTCTCTTCAACATCTTGGAGAAAATATGCTCGCATTCTTGCTTCGTGCAGCCGCCTCCCCTAGCCTTCCAGAAAACAAGGCCATGGAATCCAACGAGGAGAAAGCAATATATTTTGACATTCTG GGAACATACATGGTCACGTTTCGCCAGCGCTTTGCCAGCATGCTTTACAATTCGATAATCATGCAGTCCCTTTTGTTATGGACTACGTCGTTGTTGATGGGTGGTTCTTCTGCTATCATATCGTTGGCCCTAGGGTGTTTGAGTCTCGTGCTAATGTGGATATTTTCCATTAGTTTTTCCGTAGCCGTTGCCTTCGTTCTCACCATCATATCATCCTCACCCGTGCCGTATGTCTCCTACCCATGGCTGGCACTTTGTCTCTTCGGCGCGCCTGCTCTCCTCGGAGCATTCACCGGTCAACACGCCGGTTATATTATCCTCGAATCTTATTTGGCACGTACTTTCTCCGAAAGAAGGAGAAATTTACCTGCTAATTTGCGGACCACTTTGGCGAAGTTAGATGCAGAGAGATGGATCTATAAATCTGGTTTGGTGCAATGGTTCGTGCTCTTGATGCTCGGAAATTACTACAAGATCGGTTCTTCTTATCTAGCTCTTGCTTGGCTAGCGTCACCTGCATTTGCTT ATGGTTTTCTCGAAGCAACATTGTCTCCAACGAGGCTGCCAAAGCCGCTCAAAACCGCGACAATTTTAATCGGATTGTCCGTGCCCCTTCTACTGTCTTCCGGCATGGTTATTAGGTTGTCAGCTACTATAATGGGAACCTCCATTCGTTTTGTAAG GAATCCCGGTGCTAGCCCCGACTGGCTGGGAAATGTCATTCTTGCTGTATTCATTTCTGCAGTAGTGTGTTTGGCGTTGGTGTATCTACTGTCGTATATTCACATATCAG GTGCAAAAGTACCGCTTGTCGTTGCTACGAGTAGTCTGCTCGTGCTATCTCTAGTTGCCGTGTGGGGAGGCGTCGTCCCACCTTTTACGGATAATATAGCTAGAGGTGTCAAC GTCGTACATGTCGTGGATGCAACACGAGTAAAAGGTGGAGATCTCGAACCGGTCTCGTACATTTCAATGTTCTCGACGACTCCCGGAAATTTGATCAAGGAGGCCGATCATATCGGAGAAGGATTTGCTTGTGGAAGGGATAGATATTCAGATTTCGTTACATTTTCCGTCAACTACAGTTGCTGGATGGACAAAGGCGCCCGAACCGGCTGGCTGAAATCCGACATTCCGTCGATTCATGTTGCAAAGGATACGAGAGGAGAGAACCGAGAGACTCAAGTTGTCATCGATACCACAATTTCTACTCGCTGGTCTCTGGCGATCAACACCGGAGAAATCGAGGACTTCCAGCTGAAAG ATGCGGACTCCGATGAGCTGATTCCGCTTGGTGAGAAGAGCAGTGTGGATGGATGGCACACCATACAGTTCTCGGGCGGGAGGAAGGCGCCGACCAAGTTTCACCTCTTGTTGTTCTGGTCGGGGAACAGCACATGGACGACCAGTGCCGGAGACGAGCAGCTCCTGAGGCTCAGAACGGACGTGGACAGATTGACACCGCCAATGGAGACCATTCTCCGGAAGCTCCCACGGTGGTGCTCCCTCTTTGGGAAGTCGACGTCTCCCCACACGTTGGCGTTCCTGAGCAGTCTACCGGTGTCGTTTTAG
- the LOC125202122 gene encoding uncharacterized protein LOC125202122 isoform X1, giving the protein MQTVTTVVNCSSFSPNLCLKIKNFKPQSFSTSSKILNCEIPHSPSPPHLLGLCRASQVAELFPTMSPEIVVREARIEDCWEVAETHCSCFFPEYSFPLDFVLRFDRLVGMLFGFSVPKGCERTCLVAVIGSGEDEFYIGSDDFKIGGLEGKISLNKGYVAGILTVDTVADFLPRKGPLRLRRRGVAYISNVAVREKFRRKGIAKRLIAKAEAKAKTWGCRAIALHCDLSNPEATRLYTSQGFKIIKIPDGANWPHPRLSGDVKFNFMMKLL; this is encoded by the exons ATGCAGACAGTAACAACAGTGGTGAATTGCAGCAGCTTCAGTCCCAATCTCTGTctcaaaatcaagaatttcAAGCCTCAGTCTTTTTCCACTTCTTCCAAGATTTTGAATTGTGAAATTCCCCACTCTCCTTCACCTCCACACTTGTTGG GGCTTTGCAGGGCAAGTCAAGTGGCTGAGTTGTTCCCGACAATGTCTCCTGAGATTGTTGTCCGGGAGGCCAGGATAGAGGACTGTTGGGAAGTGGCGGAGACGCACTGCAGTTGCTTCTTTCCCGAGTACTCGTTCCCTCTGGACTTTGTGCTGCGATTCGACAGGCTCGTTGGCATGCTGTTTGGGTTCTCGGTGCCTAAGGGCTGCGAGAGAACCTGCCTGGTGGCCGTGATTGGTTCTGGTGAGGACGAGTTCTATATAGGGAGCGATGATTTCAAAATCGGAGGTCTTGAGGGGAAGATTAGTCTGAACAAAGGGTACGTTGCTGGTATACTTACTGTAGATACTGTAGCCGATTTTTTACCAAGAAAGGGACCTCTTCGACTGAGGAG GAGAGGAGTTGCATACATATCGAACGTTGCTGTGAGGGAGAAGTTTCGCAGAAAGGGGATTGCAAAGCGGCTAATAGCCAAAGCTGAGGCAAAGGCCAAGACGTGGGGATGTCGTGCCATTGCTTTGCATTGTGATCTCAGCAACCCGGAGGCCACGAGGCTCTACACTAGCCAGGGCTTCAAGATCATAAAGATCCCGGACGGGGCCAACTGGCCCCACCCGAGGCTTTCGGGCGACGTGAAGTTCAACTTCATGATGAAGCTCCTCTAA
- the LOC125213156 gene encoding homeobox-leucine zipper protein HOX9-like gives MARTEVIVDESIQKGKGVRKRHEEGGKYARYSEDQIAILEKAYAVCSNPTHFQRQQMMRDQPALRSIDHKQLKVWFQNRRCREKQKKESGDVAAENRRLHEANKMLKEENDGLNQKMVIIISENGELRHQVFNLTSIVATYHMRLRPEASNPQEVPVIVDERGLVSLAEETRAEFLSKAIGTAINWVPVPWQKLQGPVSAGIVYISSSCIGVAARAYVTVPLEPFKIIEIYKDRTSWSRHCRSMNVFARRTVNNGGTIELIHTQYYAPTMVACARDFWTIRYTSVLEDGCFVICEKSVSTSDASPSSPAALEFVRGKLLASGCMIRPSEGGSTIYLVEHLDLEASSVPEVVRPLYESSEIVAKKTIISVLTHIQNVVNENNGTQILDPYEEPTFRRSFSHRLSRGFNEAVNCFSEDGWAIMNPDVSDDLILSIKRKQTFGDSGNFDSILCVKLSLLLQNVLPASMLRLLKERRSSWMNFNFTSHPVAFSKAAGFALPGLGTHSLSETTVLLGQTNHEDEVLEIVRFDNILDRQQHNTSSRDLYHLQISNGMENNGFGTCSELIFAPIDRNIPNESVLLASGFRVYSMGTSSHSNVASNEGINNPLTMVIIAFQFPFQSHLVGDVEAMARGYLRHVVSSVKEISLEAAMLLGATPAPETNSIAANPAMEYNVTPELDFTVNLANLMFQSYRLSLGVDILGLNPHSTDSLLEQMHNHPYAILCFSLGSLPVCIYANPAGFTMIETTPDNLQALSLDRVLGSANNLFLYSVLPTIQQQGYVILPPGNTLSMMNRIVLYGKAVAWQVLAADGSVSGLALAFMDWCFPDIS, from the exons ATGTCGTGAAAAGCAGAAGAAAGAAAGCGGTGATGTTGCAGCAGAAAACAGGCGGCTGCATGAAGCGAATAAGATGTTAAAGGAAGAGAATGATGGTTTGAATCAGAAGATGGTCATAATAATAAGTGAGAATGGGGAATTGCGGCACCAAGTCTTCAAT TTAACTTCTATCGTTGCCACCTACCATATGCGCCTTCGGCCTGAAGCTAGTAATCCCCAGGAGGTGCCTGTCATTGTTGATGAGAGAGG CCTTGTCTCACTGGCTGAGGAAACTAGGGCAGAGTTCCTCTCTAAAGCTATTGGAACTGCTATTAATTGGGTCCCTGTTCCATGGCAAAAG CTACAAGGTCCTGTTTCAGCCGGCATTGTCTACATCTCATCCTCTTGCATTGGAGTGGCAGCACGTGCATATGTTACAGTACCACTTGAGCCTTTCAAG ATAATTGAAATCTACAAAGACCGGACCTCCTGGTCTCGACATTGCCGTAGTATGAATGTCTTTGCTCGGCGTACTGTAAACAATGGGGGAACCATTGAACTGATTCATACACAG TATTATGCTCCAACTATGGTGGCCTGTGCTCGAGACTTCTGGACAATAAGATACACTTCTGTGTTGGAAGATGGCTGCTTTGTG aTATGTGAGAAATCGGTATCTACTTCTGATGCTTCCCCAAGCTCACCAGCTGCACTAGAATTTGTGAGAGGGAAGTTGCTGGCTAGTGGCTGTATGATTCGCCCTAGTGAAGGGGGATCAACCATATATCTTGTTGAGCACTTGGATTTGGAG GCTTCATCTGTTCCAGAGGTAGTTCGACCTCTTTATGAGTCATCTGAAATTGTGGCAAAGAAGACGATTATTTCT GTACTCACCCATATTCAAAATGTGGTCAATGAGAATAATGGCACACAGATACTTGATCCCTATGAGGAGCCCACTTTCCGGAGGTCTTTTAGCCACAGACTTAGTAG gGGTTTCAATGAGGCTGTCAATTGCTTTTCCGAAGATGGGTGGGCAATAATGAATCCTGATGTCTCGGATGATCTCATTCTGTCCATTAAGCGAAAGCAGACTTTTGGAGACTCTGGGAATTTTGATAGCATACTTTGCGTGAAATTGTCTCTGCTACTTCAG AATGTTTTGCCTGCAAGCATGCTGAGGCTTCTGAAAGAGCGCCGATCAAGTTGGATGAATTTCAACTTCACTAGCCACCCTGTAGCATTTTCCAAAGCTGCTGGCTTTGCCCTTCCAGGACTGGGTACTCATAGTTTATCTGAAACTACAGTTTTGCTTGGCCAGACCAACCACGAGGATGAG GTACTGGAAATCGTACGATTTGATAACATTTTGGATCGTCAGCAGCACAATACTTCTTCAAGGGATTTGTATCATTTACAG ATTAGCAACGGAATGGAAAATAATGGTTTTGGGACTTGCTCAGAATTGATTTTCGCCCCAATCGACAGGAATATACCTAATGAATCTGTTCTATTAGCTTCTGGATTTCGAGTATACTCCATG GGCACAAGTTCACACTCCAATGTGGCATCGAATGAGGGCATTAACAACCCGCTCACAATGGTCATCATAGCCTTCCAGTTTCCATTTCAATCTCATCTTGTGGGAGATGTTGAGGCCATGGCGCGAGGCTATCTTCGACATGTAGTCTCCTCTGTGAAGGAAATCTCTCTGGAAGCAGCGATGCTGCTAGGAGCAACTCCTGCTCCTGAAACAAACTCTATCGCAGCAAATCCGGCCATGGAGTACAATGTCACTCCAGAACTGGATTTCACTGTCAACCTCGCCAACTTGATGTTCCAAAGTTACAG ATTGAGTTTAGGTGTGGATATTCTTGGTCTCAACCCCCATTCTACTGATTCACTGCTGGAACAGATGCATAATCACCCGTATGCCATCCTCTGCTTCTCACTGGGG TCGCTCCCAGTCTGCATCTACGCCAATCCAGCTGGGTTCACCATGATAGAGACCACACCGGACAATCTGCAGGCGCTCTCACTGGATAGAGTTCTTGGTAGCGCGAACAATTTATTCCTGTATTCCGTCCTCCCAACCATACAACAGCAG GGTTATGTGATACTCCCGCCTGGAAACACTCTGTCGATGATGAACCGGATCGTTTTGTACGGGAAAGCTGTGGCGTGGCAAGTGCTGGCTGCAGATGGTTCGGTTAGTGGCCTCGCATTAGCTTTCATGGATTGGTGCTTCCCTGATATCTCTTGA